In one window of Rathayibacter caricis DSM 15933 DNA:
- a CDS encoding AraC family transcriptional regulator — protein sequence MTTPPGSPVRRSASLAGEEAVAWLASAGFRVLDPRPPRVYVDEVRGADLRIARYWHSETTLLREAPARPRVAVLLQVDGAVELETPTWSDCAGPGSIALLPAFDSATVSARVSGARLEVEFDADQLPESVRRDYTAGALLDAEVRPFSSVLISTLNAAFNSELAPEDPRFAAFRLAVRSLVSGLLTVDAAAQGRLATRQELLVDRARRMIAERAADRAFSSAVLSDELRISPRSLQEAFAAHGSSPAAEIRAERAEIARALRESGDRALSSDDVARLAGFGSASSMRRAI from the coding sequence GTGACGACACCGCCAGGCAGCCCGGTGCGCCGATCCGCCTCACTCGCCGGGGAGGAGGCGGTCGCCTGGCTCGCGTCGGCCGGCTTCCGGGTCCTCGACCCGCGTCCTCCCCGCGTCTACGTCGACGAGGTGCGCGGTGCGGACCTCCGCATCGCGAGGTACTGGCACTCCGAGACGACGCTGCTCCGCGAGGCGCCCGCGCGTCCGCGAGTCGCCGTGCTCCTCCAGGTCGACGGAGCCGTCGAACTCGAGACGCCGACGTGGTCCGATTGCGCGGGGCCGGGATCCATCGCCCTGCTTCCGGCGTTCGACAGCGCGACGGTCTCGGCGCGGGTCTCCGGAGCGCGGCTCGAGGTCGAGTTCGACGCCGATCAGCTGCCGGAGTCGGTGCGCCGCGACTACACGGCCGGCGCGCTGCTCGACGCCGAGGTCAGGCCGTTCTCCTCGGTTCTCATCTCGACTCTCAACGCGGCGTTCAACTCCGAGCTGGCACCGGAGGATCCGCGGTTCGCTGCGTTCCGCCTCGCGGTGCGCAGCCTCGTCTCAGGGCTGCTCACGGTGGACGCGGCGGCGCAGGGGCGCCTCGCTACCCGGCAGGAGCTGCTGGTCGACCGCGCCCGCAGGATGATCGCGGAGAGAGCAGCCGACAGGGCGTTCTCGAGCGCCGTGCTGAGCGACGAGCTGCGGATCTCGCCGCGCTCGCTGCAGGAGGCGTTCGCCGCTCACGGATCGAGTCCGGCTGCCGAGATCCGCGCCGAGCGCGCAGAGATCGCCCGCGCCCTGCGGGAGAGCGGCGATCGCGCGCTGAGCTCGGACGACGTGGCGCGCCTCGCGGGGTTCGGCAGCGCCTCGTCGATGCGCCGGGCCATCTGA
- a CDS encoding helix-turn-helix transcriptional regulator, whose translation MILRDESAARWLVEHDLVPSGPAQLAVDELSRDGLGLTRIWHGPVEGRLRSASRSLLLVLQLDGDLDLPAPDGEDLRVAAGGAFVVGAGQEVGVLAREPTARIEVRLPLEGVFARISEGSLPVLVAEDRGWARSALILLTNSVLNLEDETPLLDFDRFHVALLSCAAAFLRTAAEPAVRESWSQQLVRRAQVVLERRAADPDCSVGSLARELGVSPAHLARAFQAEGLDTPLRVIRAYRRSLALALLERQSAERDGRPDFAELARLSGFGSVDSLRRAL comes from the coding sequence GTGATCCTGCGCGACGAGAGCGCCGCCCGCTGGCTGGTCGAGCACGATCTGGTGCCGTCGGGCCCGGCCCAGCTGGCGGTCGACGAGCTGTCGCGCGACGGACTGGGGCTCACACGGATCTGGCACGGCCCGGTCGAGGGTCGGCTGCGGTCGGCGAGCCGATCCCTCCTCCTGGTGCTCCAGCTCGACGGCGATCTCGACCTCCCGGCTCCGGACGGCGAGGATCTGCGCGTCGCGGCGGGAGGCGCCTTCGTCGTCGGCGCCGGTCAGGAGGTCGGCGTTCTCGCGCGGGAACCCACTGCTCGCATCGAGGTGCGGCTCCCACTCGAGGGTGTCTTCGCTCGGATCTCGGAGGGATCCTTGCCGGTGCTCGTCGCCGAGGACCGCGGATGGGCGCGCTCTGCGCTGATCTTGCTCACGAACAGCGTGCTCAATCTCGAGGACGAGACCCCGCTCCTCGACTTCGACCGCTTCCACGTCGCACTGCTCTCGTGCGCGGCGGCGTTCCTCCGCACGGCGGCCGAGCCGGCGGTTCGCGAGTCGTGGTCGCAGCAGCTGGTGCGTCGCGCGCAGGTGGTGCTGGAGCGTCGCGCCGCTGACCCCGACTGCTCGGTCGGATCGCTCGCCCGCGAGCTCGGGGTGTCTCCCGCGCACCTCGCCCGCGCGTTCCAGGCGGAGGGGCTCGACACTCCGCTGCGCGTCATCCGCGCGTACAGGCGCTCCCTCGCGCTCGCTCTGCTCGAGCGGCAGAGTGCGGAACGGGACGGGCGGCCGGACTTCGCGGAACTGGCGCGGTTGTCGGGATTCGGCTCCGTGGACAGCTTGCGGCGGGCGCTGTGA
- a CDS encoding helix-turn-helix domain-containing protein — MTELLMSTRPPARGRRDSFAERSLALRDAAAVGWLQGRGLWCEPRGPFHLFADRLVDGPFELLRVWHTPARVGRSAQHPSSGTVIQIDGAIVLSTATESVGLEPGGVALLPSSGPWTLEGAVASARIEIRSRPGLWPPDVARHRIETLDAISTPFREVLVATAISALSSSLRPEDAGFSAFRQAVENLAAGLPALRSGPTATTPEETLRREALQLIAKEAADPDLTVAGLADRLLVSDRHLHRAFAEHGATPLAEIRAARADLARQHLALHPGRTGPDRLEIARRSGFRTVRAMNEALRASR, encoded by the coding sequence GTGACCGAGCTGCTGATGTCGACGAGGCCCCCTGCCCGCGGCCGGCGCGACTCCTTCGCCGAGCGCTCGCTCGCCCTGCGCGACGCGGCGGCGGTCGGCTGGCTGCAGGGCCGCGGTCTCTGGTGCGAGCCCCGCGGCCCCTTCCACCTCTTCGCCGACCGGCTCGTCGACGGACCCTTCGAGCTCCTCCGCGTCTGGCACACCCCGGCTCGTGTCGGCCGCTCGGCTCAGCACCCCAGCAGCGGGACGGTGATCCAGATCGACGGCGCGATCGTCCTCTCCACAGCGACGGAGTCGGTCGGCCTCGAGCCGGGCGGTGTCGCGCTGCTCCCCTCGAGCGGGCCCTGGACCCTGGAGGGGGCGGTCGCCAGCGCCCGCATCGAGATCCGCTCGCGCCCCGGGCTCTGGCCGCCGGACGTCGCCCGGCACCGGATCGAGACCCTCGACGCGATCAGCACGCCCTTCCGCGAGGTGCTCGTGGCGACGGCGATCAGCGCCCTCTCCTCCTCCCTCCGCCCGGAGGACGCCGGCTTCTCCGCCTTCAGGCAAGCCGTCGAGAACCTGGCGGCGGGCCTCCCGGCGCTGCGGAGCGGACCGACCGCGACGACGCCCGAGGAGACGCTGCGTCGTGAGGCGCTGCAGCTGATCGCGAAGGAGGCGGCGGATCCGGACCTGACGGTCGCGGGGCTCGCCGACCGCCTCCTCGTCTCGGACCGCCACCTCCACCGCGCTTTCGCCGAGCACGGAGCGACGCCCCTGGCCGAGATCCGCGCCGCCCGCGCAGACCTCGCCCGGCAGCACCTCGCCCTGCACCCCGGGCGGACGGGCCCTGACCGTCTCGAGATCGCCCGCCGCTCGGGCTTCCGCACTGTCCGCGCGATGAACGAGGCGCTGCGCGCGAGCCGGTGA
- a CDS encoding helix-turn-helix transcriptional regulator, translated as MHHSNDRAPREDVLLAAAASAWLAERGVSGDGPSHLIADEVAAADFRVARVWHTAACVERAAASGVLFAEVIADGNAEVSLGGTTHAIASGDLVVSPEGGPLALTAVDRLARFEFEIRIVGSGLSPAVVDVLRSGVVIADAAPSFRPVLLAAVNAAFNAGLDPDAAGFASFRLATTSLLAGFLDEALAPRLVGRSSSEALLHRRALDALALHAADPAFSAGALARELAVSERHLRRIFQGRGTTPGAALRDARLARAHALLSAPAPLPPGDAARLAGFRSPRALRRAAAQRDTAV; from the coding sequence ATGCACCACTCGAACGATCGCGCTCCCCGTGAGGACGTGCTCCTCGCCGCGGCGGCGTCCGCCTGGCTCGCGGAGCGAGGTGTCTCCGGTGACGGGCCGTCCCACCTGATCGCGGACGAGGTCGCGGCGGCGGACTTCCGTGTCGCCCGGGTCTGGCACACCGCGGCCTGCGTTGAGCGGGCGGCGGCTTCCGGCGTGCTGTTCGCCGAGGTGATCGCCGACGGGAACGCCGAGGTCAGCCTCGGAGGCACGACGCACGCCATCGCCTCCGGCGATCTCGTCGTCTCCCCGGAAGGAGGGCCGCTCGCGCTGACCGCGGTCGATCGCCTCGCGCGCTTCGAGTTCGAGATCCGCATCGTGGGGTCGGGGCTCTCGCCGGCGGTGGTCGACGTGCTGCGATCCGGAGTCGTGATCGCGGACGCCGCCCCGTCCTTCCGCCCCGTGCTCCTCGCCGCGGTCAACGCCGCCTTCAACGCGGGACTCGATCCGGACGCCGCGGGATTCGCGTCCTTCCGGCTCGCGACGACGAGCCTGCTCGCCGGGTTCCTCGACGAGGCACTCGCCCCTCGCCTCGTCGGGCGGTCGTCGAGCGAGGCGCTGCTGCACCGCCGGGCGCTCGACGCCCTCGCGCTCCACGCGGCCGACCCCGCTTTCTCGGCCGGCGCACTCGCGCGCGAGCTCGCGGTGTCGGAGCGGCATCTGCGGAGGATCTTCCAGGGGCGCGGGACCACTCCCGGCGCCGCGCTCCGCGACGCGCGCCTCGCGCGGGCGCACGCACTCCTCAGTGCTCCGGCGCCGCTGCCTCCGGGGGACGCTGCGCGTCTCGCCGGGTTCCGGTCTCCCCGGGCGTTGCGGCGCGCTGCAGCGCAGCGGGACACCGCCGTCTGA